Proteins co-encoded in one Bacillus sp. FSL H8-0547 genomic window:
- a CDS encoding helix-turn-helix transcriptional regulator — MNINKRLINARDYVGLTLESVAEILNIPLESLTKIENGQVIPKTEDLEKFSKLYKHSINYFLDSEYSFKSDVEVMARATSDLSDNDREHVMRFSYILSNMK; from the coding sequence ATGAATATAAATAAAAGATTAATCAATGCACGCGATTACGTTGGGCTAACTTTAGAATCTGTTGCAGAAATCTTAAATATTCCCTTAGAATCCTTGACTAAAATCGAAAATGGTCAGGTGATACCAAAAACAGAGGATTTAGAAAAGTTTTCAAAGTTATATAAGCACTCCATAAATTATTTTTTAGATAGCGAATATAGTTTTAAATCTGATGTTGAAGTGATGGCCCGAGCAACTTCTGATTTATCAGATAACGATCGTGAACATGTAATGAGGTTTTCATACATACTTTCAAACATGAAATAG
- the tmk gene encoding dTMP kinase, which produces MKGLWITFEGIGGSGKSTQAGLLYEYLKKQSINVALTKEPGGTLIGGLLRNILVTNLDVKPESLSELFLFEADRHETFKKIVEPNSKEGVITISDRGIDGSIAYQGFGRGLDINIISTLTNLATNNRKPDITFLVDIEPKIAQKRIALRDNKTLDKFDLEKIDFQSRVREGFLYTAEKDPDRIKIVDGTKDFQSLNKDIVQIIESQMK; this is translated from the coding sequence ATGAAGGGACTATGGATTACTTTTGAAGGAATTGGTGGATCTGGAAAGTCGACTCAAGCGGGCCTTTTGTATGAATACTTAAAAAAACAGTCAATAAATGTAGCGTTAACAAAAGAACCAGGCGGAACTTTAATAGGTGGTTTATTAAGAAATATCCTCGTAACTAATTTAGATGTTAAACCAGAAAGTTTATCTGAGTTATTTTTGTTTGAAGCTGATAGACATGAGACTTTTAAGAAGATTGTAGAGCCTAATAGTAAAGAAGGGGTAATTACTATTAGTGACAGAGGTATTGATGGTTCTATAGCGTACCAAGGATTTGGAAGAGGTCTTGATATCAATATAATTAGTACTTTAACAAATCTTGCGACTAATAATAGAAAACCAGATATTACTTTTTTAGTAGATATAGAGCCGAAAATTGCCCAGAAAAGAATTGCATTAAGGGATAATAAAACCTTAGACAAATTCGATTTAGAAAAAATAGATTTTCAAAGTAGAGTTCGTGAAGGATTTTTATATACTGCTGAGAAAGACCCAGATAGGATAAAGATTGTTGATGGCACAAAGGATTTTCAATCATTAAATAAAGATATCGTACAGATAATTGAATCTCAAATGAAGTAG
- a CDS encoding SPOR domain-containing protein — protein sequence MDKRAHAMKVKINGEERNWKGKNNRKKGKKEEEAEKPDIPVTSWNEKAMAEQEAAASDAEKEDEFTWVLPDDDGEVFQDDPKVVAVKKVSSKSKHSPYFSTGKKVHLSAYPFKQYAITIVLAIVLGVSFGFLALNFMSDEDLPAALQTGAGQAEGETAAPEAAGGDAGAGAAEQTIQLYFAQIGKFSSKEGADATAADLKAKGFPAAAVEEDGSYFVYGGVGNEKQEADGLSNVYKSSSIDTWSGKTADFSVKSNEDASAFIGHFKTLVSLSSAAVEGNGKEVKSKSEAVLSELGKLKPKDERLVSMKKELTDVSSLLAEGADEKTGWAAQQKLMDLLVSLN from the coding sequence GTGGACAAGCGTGCACATGCAATGAAGGTTAAGATCAATGGCGAGGAACGGAATTGGAAGGGGAAGAATAATCGAAAAAAAGGAAAGAAAGAGGAAGAGGCAGAAAAGCCTGACATTCCTGTAACGAGCTGGAATGAAAAAGCGATGGCAGAGCAGGAGGCGGCCGCGTCTGATGCTGAAAAAGAAGATGAGTTCACATGGGTCCTCCCGGATGATGACGGGGAGGTTTTCCAGGATGACCCCAAAGTTGTCGCCGTTAAAAAGGTATCCTCTAAATCCAAGCATTCTCCATACTTCAGTACTGGGAAAAAGGTTCATCTAAGTGCGTATCCATTTAAGCAATATGCCATCACCATTGTGCTCGCGATTGTGCTGGGCGTAAGCTTCGGATTTCTTGCCCTGAATTTCATGTCAGACGAGGATCTTCCTGCCGCTCTTCAGACAGGCGCGGGACAGGCGGAAGGAGAAACGGCGGCTCCTGAGGCAGCAGGCGGGGATGCGGGCGCAGGAGCTGCAGAGCAAACGATTCAGCTTTACTTCGCTCAAATCGGAAAGTTTTCTTCTAAGGAGGGTGCCGATGCCACGGCTGCCGACTTAAAAGCTAAAGGGTTTCCTGCTGCAGCAGTTGAGGAAGACGGCTCCTACTTCGTTTACGGGGGAGTCGGCAATGAAAAACAGGAGGCAGACGGGCTGAGCAATGTCTATAAGTCCAGCTCCATTGATACATGGAGCGGAAAAACGGCTGACTTCTCTGTGAAATCAAATGAAGATGCGTCAGCATTCATCGGCCATTTCAAAACACTTGTTTCCCTCTCATCCGCCGCGGTGGAAGGAAACGGCAAAGAGGTAAAATCGAAATCTGAAGCTGTTCTTTCAGAGCTTGGAAAGCTTAAACCGAAGGATGAACGTCTTGTTTCGATGAAAAAAGAATTAACGGATGTGTCGTCATTGCTTGCTGAAGGTGCTGATGAAAAGACAGGATGGGCCGCACAGCAGAAGCTGATGGACCTGCTTGTTTCGCTTAACTGA
- a CDS encoding type II secretion system F family protein, producing the protein MARFKYEGRGKAGQTSGVVTGTSKRDVIVKLQEKGLRITKIEELQETLLTKEISIGNPVKLQDFVIYLRQFSTLLKAGISVVEATNILARQTESKALGKALFDVEEELRSGNPLSAAAAKHKKIFSSMFTNMVKAGEAAGNMDETLDRLAVHYEKQHKTKQKIISALAYPAVVGVVAIAVIIFLLVAVVPTFVDMFQDFGADLPLITKFVLGASEWMQSFWWLVILLILLFFAGIAVMKSQPSSKYYLDAAALRMPIFGKMLQKAALARMTRTLSSLFSSSVPILQAISIVESIVENEVISRVLKDSRNALEKGNSLTEPMREHWVFPPLVTQMIAIGEETGSLDEMLAKVADFYEDEVEQATDRLKSLIEPLMIVFLAGIVGVVVTSILVPMFDIFNKIN; encoded by the coding sequence ATGGCGCGGTTTAAATATGAAGGACGGGGAAAAGCAGGCCAGACAAGCGGTGTGGTCACCGGAACTTCAAAAAGAGATGTGATTGTAAAGCTTCAGGAAAAGGGACTCCGGATTACAAAGATTGAGGAGCTGCAGGAAACGCTGCTGACAAAAGAAATCAGCATAGGAAACCCTGTTAAGCTCCAGGACTTCGTCATCTACCTGAGGCAGTTTTCGACGCTGCTCAAAGCTGGAATCTCCGTTGTGGAGGCGACGAACATCCTTGCCAGACAAACAGAAAGCAAGGCATTGGGAAAAGCGCTTTTTGATGTGGAAGAGGAGCTAAGGTCAGGAAATCCGCTCTCTGCCGCAGCGGCAAAGCATAAAAAAATCTTCTCCAGCATGTTTACAAACATGGTCAAGGCGGGCGAAGCCGCAGGGAACATGGACGAAACGCTCGACCGCCTCGCCGTACATTATGAAAAACAGCATAAAACAAAACAGAAAATCATTTCGGCGCTTGCTTATCCTGCCGTTGTCGGAGTGGTGGCCATTGCAGTCATTATCTTTCTTTTGGTCGCGGTCGTACCAACGTTTGTTGACATGTTTCAGGATTTCGGGGCCGATCTTCCGCTCATTACAAAGTTTGTCCTCGGGGCGAGTGAATGGATGCAGTCATTCTGGTGGCTTGTCATCCTCTTGATTCTTTTGTTTTTTGCCGGAATTGCAGTGATGAAGTCACAGCCCTCATCAAAGTACTATCTCGATGCGGCTGCGCTGAGAATGCCGATATTTGGAAAAATGCTGCAAAAGGCGGCGCTTGCAAGAATGACAAGGACACTCAGTTCTCTGTTCTCAAGCTCCGTTCCGATCCTGCAGGCGATTTCAATAGTAGAGAGCATTGTAGAAAATGAAGTGATCAGCCGGGTGCTGAAAGACTCAAGAAACGCTCTTGAAAAAGGTAATTCTCTTACGGAGCCGATGAGAGAACACTGGGTATTCCCTCCGCTTGTCACACAAATGATCGCAATTGGAGAAGAAACGGGCTCACTCGACGAAATGCTCGCAAAAGTCGCGGATTTTTACGAAGATGAGGTCGAGCAGGCGACAGACAGGCTGAAGTCCCTCATCGAACCCCTGATGATTGTCTTCCTTGCAGGAATTGTCGGTGTAGTCGTGACTTCCATCCTAGTACCTATGTTTGATATTTTCAACAAAATAAATTAA
- a CDS encoding DUF1643 domain-containing protein: MQLTFHDELNKNLSGAIIDEKKEYRYSLWRIWNENLPRITFIMLNPSTADDQEDDPTLRRCIKFAMGWGFGSLEVVNLFAYRSTDPKLLISAHDPIGEKNNEYIREALNRSDKVVLAWGTKGSLLDRDKEVLQLLKDISTPIYTLELTRYGYPRHPLYVKADKIPEPFLNKS, translated from the coding sequence ATGCAATTAACATTCCATGATGAATTAAATAAGAATTTAAGTGGTGCTATAATTGATGAAAAGAAAGAATATAGGTACTCTTTGTGGAGAATTTGGAATGAAAATCTTCCAAGGATTACTTTTATCATGTTAAACCCTAGTACAGCAGATGACCAAGAAGATGATCCAACACTTCGCAGATGTATAAAATTTGCTATGGGTTGGGGATTTGGGTCACTTGAAGTTGTGAATCTTTTCGCCTATAGGTCAACAGATCCCAAATTATTAATTTCAGCGCATGATCCTATAGGTGAAAAAAATAATGAATATATTAGAGAAGCGTTGAATAGATCTGATAAAGTAGTACTCGCTTGGGGGACCAAAGGGAGTTTATTAGATAGAGATAAGGAAGTTTTACAATTGTTAAAAGATATTAGTACTCCTATATATACATTAGAGTTAACACGATATGGGTATCCAAGACATCCTCTCTATGTAAAAGCTGATAAAATCCCAGAACCTTTTTTGAATAAAAGCTAA
- a CDS encoding ATPase, T2SS/T4P/T4SS family, translated as MNSTVKQTRKRLGDLLVETGLITDEQLKVTLKEKSERQKLGDALLQRGYITEQQLIEVLEFQLGIPHVSLFRYPFDTKLFTLIPKETAKRNYMIPLKREGDKLYVAMADPMDYYAIEDLRLSTGFQVEPAIATKDDILRTITKYFDMEEDIDQLIGAPEETVKDEKATEADSPIVRLVNQLLQNAVQQRASDIHIDPQETKIAVRYRIDGVLKTERVLPKHMQSVLTARIKIMSNLDITEQRVPQDGRIKLTLDFHPIDLRVATLPTVYGEKIVLRVLDLSSALNDMTQLGFHRMNLERFSQLIERPSGIVLITGPTGSGKSSTLYAALNKLNSEEVNIITIEDPVEYQLEGINQIQVNQTVGMTFAKGLRSILRQDPNIIMVGEIRDKETAEVAIRASLTGHLVLSTLHTNDSVGTITRLIDMGVEPFLVATSLSGVVAQRLVRKVCRDCAETVQPTVREKEIFAKRGMTVESIVRGRGCGTCNMTGYKGRLAIHELLVVTDEMKKVIMNGESFSAIRDLAVKNRTLFLIDDGLLKVKQGLTTTEEILRVALSE; from the coding sequence ATGAATAGCACGGTGAAGCAGACGCGAAAAAGGCTCGGGGACCTTCTTGTGGAAACAGGACTGATAACGGATGAGCAGCTGAAAGTAACGCTGAAGGAAAAAAGTGAACGTCAAAAGCTAGGGGATGCTCTCCTGCAGCGCGGCTACATTACAGAGCAGCAGCTGATAGAGGTGCTTGAATTTCAGCTCGGCATTCCGCACGTCAGTTTGTTCAGGTATCCTTTCGATACAAAGCTTTTCACCTTAATTCCGAAGGAAACGGCCAAACGGAACTATATGATTCCGCTGAAAAGAGAAGGGGACAAGCTGTACGTTGCCATGGCGGATCCGATGGATTACTACGCAATTGAGGACTTGAGGCTGTCCACAGGCTTTCAGGTGGAGCCTGCCATTGCCACGAAGGACGATATTTTAAGAACCATTACAAAATATTTTGATATGGAAGAAGACATTGATCAGCTGATCGGTGCGCCGGAAGAAACGGTGAAGGACGAGAAAGCAACTGAAGCGGATTCGCCGATTGTGAGGCTTGTTAATCAGCTGCTGCAAAATGCCGTTCAGCAGCGGGCGAGCGATATTCATATTGATCCTCAGGAAACCAAGATTGCCGTACGCTACAGAATAGACGGCGTCCTGAAAACGGAACGGGTTCTTCCTAAACATATGCAGAGTGTTCTCACTGCAAGAATCAAGATTATGTCCAATCTTGATATTACGGAGCAGCGTGTTCCTCAGGACGGAAGAATTAAGCTGACGCTTGATTTTCACCCGATTGATCTGCGCGTTGCCACCCTGCCGACCGTATACGGGGAAAAGATTGTGCTGAGGGTGCTTGATTTGAGCAGTGCATTAAATGACATGACGCAGCTCGGCTTCCATAGAATGAATCTGGAGCGTTTCTCGCAGCTGATTGAACGGCCGTCCGGCATTGTGCTGATTACCGGACCGACCGGTTCAGGGAAGTCGTCAACGCTCTATGCCGCTTTGAACAAACTGAATTCTGAAGAGGTCAACATCATCACCATTGAAGATCCGGTTGAATACCAGCTTGAAGGCATCAATCAGATTCAGGTGAATCAGACTGTCGGCATGACATTTGCAAAAGGGCTTCGCTCCATTCTGAGGCAGGATCCGAATATTATCATGGTCGGAGAAATCCGTGATAAAGAGACGGCTGAGGTTGCCATACGGGCTTCGCTGACAGGTCACCTTGTGCTGAGCACCCTTCATACGAATGACTCTGTCGGCACGATTACCCGCCTGATTGATATGGGGGTAGAACCGTTTCTTGTGGCTACTTCACTCTCGGGAGTGGTTGCCCAGAGACTTGTGCGGAAAGTCTGCCGCGACTGTGCGGAAACCGTTCAGCCCACCGTCCGGGAAAAAGAGATTTTCGCCAAACGAGGCATGACCGTTGAATCCATTGTCAGGGGAAGAGGCTGCGGTACATGCAACATGACGGGCTATAAAGGCCGCCTTGCGATCCATGAGCTGCTAGTTGTAACAGATGAAATGAAAAAAGTCATTATGAACGGAGAATCCTTCTCTGCCATACGAGATCTGGCTGTTAAAAACAGAACGCTCTTCCTGATTGATGACGGCCTGCTGAAAGTGAAACAGGGGCTGACGACGACAGAAGAAATTCTGCGCGTAGCCTTATCTGAGTGA
- a CDS encoding prepilin-type N-terminal cleavage/methylation domain-containing protein yields MFKKMLKNERGLTLIELLAVVVILGIIAAIAVPAIGNVIANSKDDAALTEASQIIDAAKLYVASEPTPTYPQTLEKTSTKNDLSKYLDRSSNFVLTVTKGTNDKLTYTITGHKVNSISGLTTGATEQLIADELKK; encoded by the coding sequence ATGTTTAAAAAAATGCTTAAGAACGAACGGGGATTAACACTGATTGAATTACTTGCTGTTGTTGTTATTTTGGGGATTATTGCGGCTATTGCTGTGCCTGCTATTGGGAATGTGATAGCTAACTCTAAAGATGATGCTGCTCTGACTGAAGCTTCTCAGATCATAGATGCTGCTAAGTTATATGTAGCTAGTGAACCTACACCTACCTATCCTCAAACATTAGAGAAAACTAGCACAAAAAATGATTTGTCGAAATATCTTGATCGTTCAAGTAATTTCGTTCTAACTGTTACTAAGGGTACAAATGATAAACTGACTTATACAATTACAGGGCATAAGGTCAATAGTATAAGTGGTCTTACCACAGGTGCTACAGAGCAGTTAATAGCCGATGAGTTAAAAAAATAA
- the pilM gene encoding pilus assembly protein PilM: MRLSGFRFSKKTGNFTIKDDAIRYAELKQAEPLMMGMCEERLLPEGLIRGGVIQDFDTLSLILDECVREWGIKGRKVRFTVPDSHVVIRKVSVPGDLIDDEIRGHLYVEIGSSIHLPFDESVFDYIVTGRTDKELQLLLFASGEELVRSYSDLFDSAGLKPDAADISPLCQYRFYLNQKPKVDHASSVMLIQYDLSGVNLSIFQQEQPVFMRNIEVEKNIRESEQISVSMSPEDFRLQANEIIKEIDHVLNFYRFSLNQGNDEVSSFILTGDHPLLHEAERLLAERYDYPVDSLKNAQAETLNKTPLPALFYLTAGLALKEVR; this comes from the coding sequence TTGAGGCTTTCCGGATTTCGTTTCAGCAAAAAGACAGGAAATTTTACGATCAAAGATGATGCCATCCGCTATGCGGAACTTAAGCAGGCAGAACCATTGATGATGGGGATGTGCGAAGAGCGCCTGCTTCCTGAAGGGCTCATCCGCGGAGGGGTCATCCAGGATTTTGACACCCTTTCACTAATTCTGGATGAGTGTGTGAGAGAATGGGGCATTAAGGGCAGGAAAGTACGGTTTACGGTTCCTGATTCCCATGTAGTGATCCGGAAGGTGAGTGTCCCCGGCGATTTAATCGACGATGAGATTCGAGGGCATCTCTATGTCGAAATCGGTTCGTCGATCCATCTGCCTTTTGATGAATCTGTATTTGACTATATCGTAACTGGCCGGACGGACAAGGAGCTTCAGCTGCTGCTGTTTGCGTCGGGCGAAGAGCTTGTCAGGAGCTATTCAGACCTGTTTGACAGTGCGGGCCTGAAACCGGATGCCGCCGATATCTCTCCCCTTTGCCAGTACCGCTTTTACCTGAATCAAAAACCAAAAGTGGATCATGCATCCTCTGTCATGCTTATTCAGTATGATCTGTCAGGCGTAAACCTGAGCATCTTTCAGCAGGAGCAGCCTGTGTTTATGCGGAATATAGAGGTTGAGAAGAATATCCGTGAATCTGAACAAATTAGCGTGAGCATGTCACCAGAAGATTTCCGTCTCCAGGCAAACGAAATCATAAAGGAAATCGACCATGTCCTCAATTTCTACAGATTTTCACTGAATCAGGGGAATGATGAAGTTTCATCCTTCATCCTGACGGGAGATCACCCGCTGCTCCATGAAGCAGAGCGGCTTCTGGCTGAACGGTATGACTATCCTGTTGATTCATTAAAGAATGCGCAAGCTGAAACGTTGAATAAAACTCCGCTGCCTGCTTTGTTTTATCTGACTGCCGGTCTGGCATTAAAAGAGGTGCGTTAA
- a CDS encoding ImmA/IrrE family metallo-endopeptidase, whose product MSLSRQEIIKTAFADASRVLAKCKVSLTEPVDIFKIIDNCNVILNFQKLENLAGAYIPETKENRAGILINENLPLSRQRYTAAHEFCHFIRGDSASFDTSEELFYESYKREDNERIAEEFASCLLMPRRLVLSILKNIGIRDSELINPRAVYDLSLRMGTSYQATLNRLFTLKIFQTKKKFDELDVEPIEIKKEYGIDKLSSNWNNIWNLSEEEKASTIYPNVGDEVRILLEENPTTGYKWILPPDIEGITTFWNSFQEDSSMFGGSGIRNIILKIEEIEDIKLNLYHNRPWRPLSDSINMFNLNISVQKKRHGIHINNLVA is encoded by the coding sequence ATGAGTTTATCTAGACAAGAAATAATTAAAACAGCCTTCGCAGACGCTTCAAGAGTTTTAGCGAAATGCAAAGTTTCTCTTACAGAACCAGTAGACATATTTAAGATAATTGATAATTGTAACGTAATTTTAAATTTTCAAAAACTGGAGAATTTAGCTGGTGCATATATACCTGAGACAAAAGAGAATCGTGCAGGGATATTGATAAATGAGAACTTACCATTATCTCGACAAAGGTATACAGCAGCACATGAATTTTGTCATTTTATAAGGGGAGATTCAGCAAGTTTTGATACCTCAGAAGAGTTATTTTATGAAAGTTATAAAAGAGAAGATAATGAGAGGATTGCAGAAGAATTTGCTTCTTGTTTGCTAATGCCTAGGAGACTAGTATTGAGTATTCTTAAAAATATAGGTATAAGGGACAGTGAATTAATTAATCCTAGAGCTGTTTATGACCTTTCTTTAAGAATGGGGACTAGTTACCAGGCTACATTAAATAGACTATTTACTTTAAAGATTTTTCAAACAAAGAAAAAATTTGATGAATTAGACGTAGAACCAATAGAGATTAAAAAAGAATATGGAATTGATAAACTTTCTTCAAATTGGAATAATATTTGGAATTTATCGGAGGAAGAGAAGGCTAGTACTATTTATCCAAATGTTGGAGATGAAGTAAGAATATTATTGGAGGAAAATCCAACTACTGGATATAAGTGGATATTACCTCCGGATATCGAGGGGATAACCACTTTTTGGAATTCATTTCAAGAAGATAGCAGTATGTTTGGAGGTTCTGGTATTAGAAATATTATATTGAAGATTGAGGAAATTGAGGACATAAAATTGAATCTATATCACAATCGACCTTGGCGACCTTTATCTGACTCGATAAATATGTTCAATTTAAATATCTCTGTTCAAAAGAAGAGACATGGCATTCACATAAATAATTTGGTTGCTTAA
- a CDS encoding PilN domain-containing protein, with translation MLADINLLPKKDPRNVANATLYLLLAFIAVIFAGLFIIQLTSANGEKADVKNQVAAVESELERLMAEKGTEGSSSSSVSALQSAVEYADGVSLDSVPVVKELAGKLPERGFFKTFSYNDAGELTLSVQFDTNREAAYYLARLKESSYFTKADLISIAAVKGEGTVTPEEETNEVSRSEAQYILRVNPDYLQAESGEQADDNSSS, from the coding sequence ATGCTGGCCGATATTAATTTGCTGCCGAAGAAAGATCCCAGGAATGTGGCCAATGCCACGCTCTATCTTCTTCTTGCTTTTATCGCCGTCATCTTTGCGGGGCTTTTTATCATTCAGCTGACTTCTGCCAATGGAGAAAAAGCAGACGTTAAAAACCAGGTTGCGGCAGTTGAATCAGAGCTTGAGCGGCTCATGGCTGAGAAAGGAACAGAAGGCAGTTCAAGCTCTTCTGTTTCCGCTCTTCAAAGCGCTGTTGAATATGCTGATGGCGTTTCGCTCGATTCTGTTCCGGTAGTAAAAGAACTCGCAGGCAAACTTCCTGAACGGGGCTTCTTCAAAACCTTCTCCTACAATGACGCAGGAGAGCTGACCCTCTCTGTCCAGTTTGATACAAACCGCGAGGCAGCGTACTATCTTGCGAGATTGAAAGAATCATCTTATTTTACAAAAGCTGACCTGATCAGTATAGCTGCGGTCAAAGGCGAAGGAACTGTCACGCCTGAAGAAGAAACCAATGAGGTCTCGAGGTCAGAAGCACAGTACATTCTCAGAGTGAATCCGGATTATTTACAGGCAGAGAGCGGGGAACAGGCTGATGACAATTCATCTTCATAA
- a CDS encoding type IV pilus twitching motility protein PilT, with the protein MKVKLEEIMRAAFELGASDIHLTVGIAPMLRVNGELRSYSGLVLSPEDTEEMAKSILPRAMWEKFQEKGELDFSYGIAGVSRFRINAYKQRSCTALAVRIIPTSIPTLEDLHLPDVLKTLSHKPQGLILVTGPTGSGKSTTLAAMIHHMNQSARKHIITLEDPIEYLHKHGSCIIDQREVGFDTLNFANGLRAALRQDPDVILVGEMRDLETVHTAITAAETGHLVLGTLHTSSAPATIDRIIDVFPPNQQAQVRIQLASVLTGILSQRLFQTADFRGRRAATEILVNNPAIANLIRNEKIHQIPNILQTGRDQGMMTLEGSIRELVQSGVILREMAEPYLQETMR; encoded by the coding sequence ATGAAAGTGAAACTTGAAGAAATCATGAGAGCCGCGTTCGAACTTGGAGCATCCGACATCCATCTGACAGTCGGAATTGCCCCTATGCTTAGAGTGAACGGAGAACTAAGAAGCTACAGCGGTCTGGTTCTTTCGCCGGAGGATACAGAGGAAATGGCAAAGTCCATTCTGCCGAGGGCGATGTGGGAGAAGTTTCAGGAAAAAGGAGAGCTTGACTTTTCCTATGGCATAGCAGGTGTATCGAGATTCAGAATAAATGCCTACAAGCAGCGCTCCTGTACGGCGCTTGCCGTCCGGATTATTCCGACGTCCATCCCGACGCTTGAAGACCTGCACCTGCCGGATGTGCTGAAGACACTTTCCCATAAACCCCAGGGACTTATTTTAGTAACAGGACCGACAGGAAGCGGGAAATCCACTACGCTTGCTGCTATGATCCACCACATGAACCAGTCGGCCAGAAAGCACATTATTACCCTTGAAGATCCGATTGAATATCTTCATAAGCACGGATCCTGCATCATTGACCAGAGAGAAGTAGGGTTTGACACATTGAACTTTGCCAACGGTCTGAGGGCAGCACTCAGGCAGGATCCGGATGTCATCCTCGTAGGGGAAATGAGAGATTTGGAGACTGTCCATACAGCGATTACGGCTGCAGAGACAGGCCATCTTGTCCTGGGGACTCTCCATACCTCAAGTGCCCCTGCGACCATCGACAGAATCATTGATGTTTTTCCTCCCAACCAGCAGGCGCAGGTAAGAATTCAGCTTGCATCCGTATTAACCGGAATTCTGTCCCAAAGGCTTTTTCAGACCGCGGATTTCAGAGGGAGACGGGCGGCAACAGAAATTCTTGTCAACAACCCGGCGATAGCAAACCTGATCCGGAATGAAAAAATCCACCAGATTCCGAATATACTCCAGACAGGCCGTGATCAGGGCATGATGACCCTTGAAGGATCAATACGGGAGCTTGTTCAATCAGGCGTCATTTTAAGGGAAATGGCAGAACCATATTTACAGGAGACGATGCGGTAA
- a CDS encoding A24 family peptidase, whose translation MAYFFCLILFTYGLLLGSFYNVVGLRVPMKQSIVAPRSACPGCGHTLTAGELIPVVSYVLQGGKCRKCKARISPLYPFVEGMTALLFAAAALLLGWTGELAVALTLISLFMIIFVSDVKYMVIPDKVLLFFGGLLALERILIPLSPWWAPLAGAAAGFSLLYAIAFVTRGKGMGGGDIKLFAVLGLALGWKLVLLAFFLSCLAGSLAGGIAMLFGKAKRKEPMPFGPSIMAGTLAAYFFGETLIDWYIRLIGY comes from the coding sequence ATGGCGTATTTCTTTTGCTTAATATTGTTTACTTACGGCCTCCTACTAGGCTCCTTCTACAACGTAGTCGGCCTTCGCGTCCCAATGAAACAATCCATAGTCGCACCCCGCTCCGCGTGTCCGGGGTGCGGACATACATTAACAGCAGGCGAGCTTATTCCTGTTGTTTCTTATGTTTTACAGGGCGGTAAGTGCAGAAAGTGCAAAGCCCGCATTTCTCCGCTGTATCCATTTGTGGAAGGGATGACGGCGCTGCTTTTTGCAGCGGCGGCTTTGCTTTTGGGATGGACGGGGGAACTGGCTGTTGCCCTGACGCTGATTTCGCTGTTTATGATTATTTTTGTGTCTGATGTGAAATACATGGTGATTCCTGATAAAGTACTGCTTTTTTTCGGCGGGCTTTTGGCTCTTGAAAGAATTTTAATTCCGCTTTCGCCTTGGTGGGCTCCGTTGGCAGGTGCTGCAGCCGGGTTTTCGCTGCTTTATGCGATTGCTTTCGTGACGAGGGGCAAAGGTATGGGCGGCGGGGACATCAAGCTCTTTGCAGTTCTTGGCCTTGCGCTTGGATGGAAGCTTGTACTGCTTGCCTTCTTTCTCTCGTGTCTCGCCGGTTCGCTTGCCGGAGGGATTGCGATGCTTTTTGGAAAAGCAAAGCGGAAGGAGCCGATGCCGTTCGGACCTTCCATCATGGCGGGGACTCTTGCAGCCTACTTTTTCGGAGAAACATTAATAGACTGGTATATCCGTTTGATCGGTTATTAG
- a CDS encoding acyl carrier protein has translation MQGELVEKIADYLEDICGDSAERIINEILEFGDTDVESIFFLEIIGMLEEDMGINIPVKQVHKRVKSSFKDFCTLVDEILEGKT, from the coding sequence ATGCAAGGAGAATTAGTTGAGAAAATCGCAGACTATCTTGAAGATATTTGTGGTGACAGTGCGGAAAGAATTATTAATGAAATTCTTGAATTTGGTGATACAGATGTGGAGTCAATCTTTTTTTTAGAAATAATCGGTATGTTGGAAGAAGATATGGGCATTAATATACCAGTAAAACAAGTACATAAACGTGTTAAATCTTCTTTCAAAGATTTTTGTACACTAGTAGATGAGATTTTGGAGGGGAAAACATGA